In the genome of uncultured Pseudomonas sp., the window ATCATTGATGACATCCAGGTAAGTCTGCCGACCTAAATCGTTGAGCAAGAGAAAGCCCCGCTCAAGATCAGCGGCGAGGATCTGCGGCACGTTGAGCTGCGCCTCGGCCAGTAACTGCGCCACTTTAACGAAGGGCCGGCAGTCTTCCTGCGGCGGCGGCGCATCCATCACGATCAGCGTCCGCGCCGCGCCTTGCCAGCGGAAATAACGGCGAAAACTGGCGTCACTGCTGGCCGACGTCAGTGTCGCAGCCGGCACAGCGCCCCAGCCTTGCTCGGCAAACAGCTCAGGCAGCAATTGATCCAGCCAGTTTTCAAGGAGTTTCAGGCGTACATCTTCATCAGGCATTACAAGGTCTCCGACGGCGCTAGCCGTTGCGCGGGTCATGCTTTATTATCCAGCATCTTTTCAAGCCCATCGAGAGGCGTGCGGCCTCAGGGCCAATGGCGCGCAGGAAGCCCGGATAAAATAAGATGGCAGTAAAATACCCCGCGTTTCGTAAAAAATTCCCCCTACTGGTTACTAGCAGCCTTCTGGCGCTGCAACCCGTAGCCATTCCTTTTGCTGTCGCTGCCGAGCAGTACGATTGCCAGGTTTCCGCCACCGGCGGCTGGGCATGCGCCCCGAAAACCAGCAATGCTGCACTGCCAGCCCGGCCAGTACAACGTGATTCGCTCGCCAGTAGCAAGGCGGCTGACGGCAACGCCGAACCCCGCCAAGCTAAAGCCGCGCAAGCCACTCTGGTTACCGAAAGCCGTGGTAAAGGCCTGGCTGCGCGCAGCGCGGATTACAGCCACCTCGACTGGGTCCCACGTGAGAGCCTCAGCGCTGCCCAGCTGGCTGAAACCGGCCCTTACTGCGCCGGTGCTTACGTAGAGCCAACCCGCCCAGGCATGAACGACACGACGCCGATGGATGAAGCGCCGATGTTTATCTCGGCCAAAGCGTCGCGCTATGCTCAGGAAGAGCAGGTCGCGACCCTCGCCGGAGATGTTGTGCTGCGCCAGGCCGGTATGCAGGTCGAAGCCGATGAGGCCAACCTGCACCAGGCGGAAAACCGTGGCGAGCTGATCGGCAATGTACGCCTGCGAGATCAGGGCATGCTGGTGGTCGGTGATCGCGCCGAACTGCAACTGGACAACGGCGAAGCCAAAGTCGATAACGCCGAATATGTGCTGCACAAGAGTCATATCCGCGGTAATGCGCTCTACGCCAAGCGTGAAGAAAGCGCGATTATTCGCCTGAAAGACGGCACCTACACCAGCTGCGAACCTGGCAGCAACACCTGGCACCTCAAGGGCAATAACATCACCCTGAATCCGGCTACCGGCTTCGGCACCGCGACCAACGTCACCCTGCGCGTGAAGAATATTCCGGTGTTCTACACACCCTATATCTACTTCCCGATTGATGACCGTCGCCAGTCCGGCTTCCTGCCGCCAAGCATCGGCAGCTCAGGCGATAACGGCCTGACCCTGCAGACGCCTTACTACTTCAACCTGGCACCGAACTACGACGCCACGCTGTACCCAACTTATATGAGCGACCGCGGCTTGCTGATGGAAGGCGAATTCCGCTACCTCACCAAGAACAGCGAAGGCCAGGTCGGCGGCGGCATCCTGCAAGACAGCAACGACGACCGCAAACTGCAGTCCGAGTACCAAGACCAGCGCTGGATGTACAGCTGGCAGCACAAGCAGGGCCTCAACGATCGCCTGCTGGCTGAAGTTGACTACACCGACATTAGCGACCCGTATTACTTCCAAGACCTGAGCACAGACCTGGGCATTGGCCTCGATACCTACTTAAACCAACGCGGCACCCTGACCTACCGTGGCGACAGCTATACCGCGCGACTGAACGCGCACGCTTACGAGTTGGCCAATATCACCGATATCACGCCGTACAACCGCCTGCCGCAGATCACCTTGGACGGCAAGCTACCCTTCCAGCCGGCAGGTCTCAACATGACCTACGGCACGGAGTTTGTGCGCTTCGATCGCAGCCTGCGTAGCGGCCAGTTCTCCGACGAAAACGGCGCGCTTACCAACTGGTACGACACCAACCTGAAAGGCCTGGCCCGCGCCAACGGTGACCGCCTGCATGTTGAGCCTGGTATTAGCCTGCCTTTGAACTGGAGCTGGGGCTATATCAAGCCGCAGGTCAAATACCTGCAGACCAACTACGACCTGAGCCTGGATCAACAAGGTAAAAATACCTTGCTGGCTGAGCAGGAATATAAGAGCAGCCAGAGCCGTGGCGTAGGCATGTTCAGCTTAGACAGCGGCCTGTACTTCGACCGCAACACCCAGCTGTTCGGCAGACAGTACCGCCAAACACTGGAGCCACGCGCCTTCTACCTTTATGTGCCAGAAGAAGACCAGACCGATATTCCGGTCTTCGACACGGGCGAAAGCACCTTCAGCTACTCCTCGCTGTGGCGTGAGAATCGCTTCTCCGGCAAGGATCGCATCGGTGACGAGAACAAACTGTCGCTGGGCGTCACCAACCGCTGGATTGAACCGAATGGCTTTGAACGCCAGCGCTTCAGCATTGGCCAGGCGATTTACTTCGAAGATCGCCAGGTACAGATGCCGGGCATCGACTACCGCACGCGCGGCGAGGCAACCGCCTCGGTTTCACCCTATGCCCTCGAATACCTGTATCGCTTTAACCGCGACTGGCGCTTCTCGTCCGACTTCAACTGGGACCCGGATAGCGGTAGCACCCGCTCCGGCAGTGCAATGTTCCACTACCAGCCAGAAGACAACCCGAACAAGGTGGTCAACGCCGGTTACCGCTATCGCAATGACACCGTGCGCTTTGATGAATCCAAAGGCGAATGGGGCTTCGGCAGCGATTACGGGACACCGGGTTCACCTGAGTACATCAAGGACTACTACAAGATCAGCCAGCACGATTTTTCGGTTATCTGGCCAATCGTGCCGCAGTGGAACGCAATCTCCCGCTGGCAGTATGACTACGGCCGCGACCGTACCTTGGAAGCCTTTGCCGGCTTCGAGTACGACAGTTGCTGCTGGAAACTACGCCTGATCAACCGCTACTGGATCGACTATGACGAAGTCAGCCTGAACCCGTCACTGAACGACCAGGCTGACCGCGGCATCTTCCTGCAGATCGTCCTTAAAGGTCTCGGCGGTGTTACCGGCAATAAAGTGGAGTCTTTCCTCGACCAAGGCATTCAAGGTTATCGTGAACGTGAAGATCAAGCTTTCTGATTGCGTGCGCCCCCTGCTGTTGGGCGCGCTGTTTCTGGGTACTGCGGCACATGCCGAAGTACGACCTCTCAACCGTGTCGTGGCGATTGTTGATAACGATGTTGTCATGCAAAGCCAACTCGACGCTCGCTTGCGTGAAGTGCAGCAGACGATTGCTCAGCGTGGCGCAGCCGTACCGCCAGCAGAAGTACTCAGTCAGCAGGTGCTGGAGCGCCTGATCATCGAGAACATTCAGCTGCAGATTGGTGAGCGCTCAGGCATTCGGATTACTGACGAAGAACTGAATCAGGCCATCGGCACGATTGCCCAGCGCAATGGCATGAGCATCGAACAGTTCCGCGCCGCCTTGGCGAAAGACGGCCTGTCCTACACCGATGCGCGTGATCAGGTGCGCCGCGAGATGATCATCAGCCGCGTGCGCCAGCGCCGCGTGGCCGAGCGCATCCAGGTAACGGATCAGGAAGTGCAGAACTTCCTCGCTTCGGATCTGGGCAAGATGCAGCTTTCCGAGGAGTACCGCCTCGCCAACATCCTCATCCCGGTGGCCGAAGGTGCTTCCCCCGAGGACATTCAGGCAGCTGATCGCCAAGCCAGCGAGGTCTATAAACAACTGCAACAAGGTGCCGACTTCGCTCAACTGGCCATTGCCCGCTCGGCCAGTGAAACCGCACTGGAAGGCGGCGAAATGGGCTGGCGTAAAGCCGGGCAACTGCCACCGCCGTTCGATGCCATGCTCAGCGCCTTGTCAGTTGGCCAGGTGACCGAGCCGATGCGCACCCCTGGCGGCTTTATCATGATCAAGCTGCTGGAAAAACGTGGTGGCGACAGCCAGGTACGTGACGAAGTGAATGTTCGCCATATCCTGATCAAACCCAGCGAAATCCGCAGCGAAGGCGAAACCAAACGCCTGGTCGAGCGCCTGTATCAGCGCATTGTGGCTGGCGAAGACTTCGCCGAACTGGCAAAGAATTTCTCCGAAGACCCAGGCTCGGCGCTGAATGGCGGCACACTTAGCTGGATCGACCCGAACGTATTGGTCCCCGAGTTCCGCGAAGTCATGAACAACACGCCAGCGGGTGAGTTGTCCAAGCCCTTCAAGAGCCCGTTCGGCTGGCACGTGCTGGAAGTTATGGGCCGCCGCGCCACTGACAGCAGCGAGCAGTACCGCGAGCAGCAGGCGATGACGGTATTGCGCAACCGCAAGTACGATGAAGAGCTGCAGTCCTGGCTGCGCCAGATTCGTGACGAAGCCTACGTTGAGACCAAGCTCTGACCGGCTAGGCGTGAGCCACGCTCAGCAACGTTACAGCTCAAGCCCGGCTCATGCACATGCATAGCCGGGCTTTTTAATGCCGGACGATAACCGCGCCGCTACTTTTAACTGACGCCCAACTGAGTTGGCGCATAACCGAGAGCCCGCCGATGACCGCCACCCGTCTTTTTGCCCTAACCCCTGGCGAACCCGCCGGCATAGGTCCAGACCTGTGCCTGCTGCTGGCCCGCGAGGCGCAGCCACACGCCCTGGTCACCATCGCCAGCCGGGATTTACTGGCCGAGCGGGCGCAACTGCTGGGCCTGAGCATCCAACTGATCGCAGTCAGCCCTGAGCACTGGCCAACCCAAGCGGCACCAGCAGGCAGCCTGTATGTCTGGGACACGCCACTGGCCGCGCCGGTAAAACCTGGGACACTGAACGAAAGCAACGCAGCCTATGTCCTGGAAACCCTCACCCGCGCGGGCCAAGGCTGCCTAGACGGGCACTTCGCCGGCATGATCACCGCCCCCGTGCACAAGGGTGTGATCAACCAAGCAGGGATTGCGTTCTCTGGGCATACCGAGTTTCTCGCCGAGCTGACCTACACCGAACAGGTGGTGATGATGCTGGCAACAACCGGCCTGCGCGTGGCCCTGGTAACGACACACTTGCCGCTCAAGGATGTTGCCGAAGCCATCACCGCCGAACGTCTCGCCCGGGTGACGCGTATTCTCGACGCCGACCTGCGCGGCAAGTTCGGCATCGCCCAGCCACGCATTCTGGTCTGCGGCCTTAACCCACATGCAGGCGAAGGCGGCCACCTGGGGCGCGAAGAAATCGAGATCATCGAGCCGACCCTGCAACAACTGCGCAGCGAAGGCATCAACCTGATCGGCCCGCTACCGGCCGATACCCTATTCACCCCCAAACACCTCGAGCATTGTGACGCGGTGCTGGCGATGTACCACGACCAGGGTTTACCCGTGCTCAAGTACAAAGGCTTTGGCGCGGCGGTGAACATCACCCTGGGCCTGCCGATCATCCGCACTTCGGTTGACCATGGCACAGCACTGGATCTCGCTGGTAGCGGCAAGATTGACAGCGGCAGCCTGCAAGTCGCCCTACAAACCGCGTACACCATGGCCGCCAGCCAAGTAGCAAGCCACTGACGGCTACAGCCGGTAAGGGGCGAACGCCGCCAATGCTGTTAAACTGCCGGGCTTTCTACACGCGTTACATTCGCTTCAAGCCCTTGGCTTGAAGCCTGGAGCTGCTGCATGTCCGAATACCAACACCGCGCGCGCAAGCGTTTTGGCCAGAACTTCCTGCACGATGCTGGGGTGATTCACCGCATTCTGCGCGCCATCCACGCCCGCGAAGGCGAGCACATGCTGGAGATTGGCCCAGGCCAAGGTGCGCTGACCGAAGGTCTGCTGAACAGCGGCGCGCAGCTCGACGTGATTGAGCTCGATCGTGACCTGATCCCGATCCTGCTAGGCCAGTTCGGCGATAACCCACGCTTTCGCCTGAACCAGGGCGACGCCCTCAAGTTCGACTTCAACCAGCTGCAAGCCGCTCCGCACAGCCTGCGCGTGGTCGGTAACCTGCCGTACAACATCTCCACCCCGCTGATCTTCCACCTGCTCAATAACGCCGCGCTGATTCGCGACATGCACTTTATGCTGCAGAAGGAAGTGGTTGAGCGCCTCGCCGCAACGCCGGGCGGTGGCGATTGGGGCCGCCTGTCGATCATGGTGCAGTACCATTGCCGCGTAGAGCACCTGTTCAACGTCGGTCCGGGCGCATTCAACCCGCCACCCAAGGTCGACTCGGCCATTGTCCGCCTGGTACCGCATGAGGTGCTGCCGCATCCGGCCAAGGACCATCGCCTGCTCGAACGCGTGGTACGCGAAGCCTTCAATCAGCGGCGCAAAACCCTGCGCAACACCCTGAAGAATCTGCTGCCGGCCGACGCCATTGCAGCGGCGGGCGTGGATGGCAGCTTGCGCCCCGAACAACTGGACCTGGCGGCATTTGTACGCCTGGCCGACAAACTGGCTGAGCAAACCATCGCCGACTGACCGCGGCTAGATTGGCTTTTCGCCTACCGAGTGATTACGCATGAGCGATTCGCGCTACAACATCGACGTCAGCGTCGTGACCCGCTACCTGCCGGAACAATCGCAGCCGGAGCAAAACCGCTTCGCCTTCGCCTACACCGTAACGGTGAGCAACTCCGGTGAGCTGCCGGCCAAGCTGCTCTCGCGGCATTGGGTGATCACCGATGGCGATGGCCGCGTGCAGGAAGTACGCGGTGCCGGCGTGGTCGGCCAGCAACCGCTGATTGAGGCGGGCGCAAGCTACACCTACAGCAGCGGCACGGTGATGACCACCCGCGTCGGCATCATGCAGGGCAGCTATCAAATGCTCGCCGAGGACGGCAAACGCTTTGACGCCATGATTGCGCCCTTCCGCTTGGCGGTGCCGGGCTCGCTGCACTAATGGCGACTTATGCCGTTGGCGACCTGCAAGGCTGCCTGAAACCCCTGCAATGCCTGCTCGAACGCGTCGCTTTCGACCCGACTCAGGACAAACTGTGGCTGGTCGGCGACCTGGTCAATCGCGGCCCCGAATCACTCGCCACCCTGCGCTTTCTCTACAGCATCCGCGACGCCCTGACCTGTGTGCTGGGCAATCACGACCTGCACCTGCTGGCCGTGGCGCACAATATCGAGCGACTGAAAAAAGGCGACACCCTGCGCGAGATTATTGATGCGCCGGATGCCGCCGACCTGCTCGACTGGCTGCGCCAGCAGAAGCTTCTGCACTACGATGAAACCCGCGACACCGCACTGGTGCATGCCGGCATCCCGCCACAATGGACCATGGGCAAAGCGCTCAAGCGCGCCGCCGAAGTCGAAGAAGCACTGCGCGACGATGCACGCATGCCGCTATTTCTCGACGGCATGTATGGCAATGAGCCCGCCCGCTGGGATGGTGATCTACAAGGCGTAACCCGCCTGCGGGTAATCACCAATTACTTCACGCGGATGCGCTTTTGCAAAGCCGATGGCACCCTCGACCTGAAAACCAAGGAAGGCGCAGGCAGCGCGCCAGCCGGCTACGCCCCCTGGTTCAGTTACAAACAGCGTAAAACCCGTGGCCAGCGGATCATCTTCGGCCACTGGGCAGCGCTCGAAGGCCACGCCCAAGAACCCGACGTGGTAGCCCTGGACACCGGCTGTGTATGGGGCGCCAGCATGACCCTGATGAATATCGACAGCGGCGAGAAATACAGCTGCGACTGTAAGGAGCAACGATGAGCGAATTCAAACGCATTCCCCCCGAGCAGGCTCAGGCCTTACGTCAGCAAGGCGCAGTGGTGGTCGATATCCGCGACCCGCAGAGCTTCGCCGCTGGCCACATCAGTGGCTCGCAACACCTCGATAACCACTCACTGCACGGTTTTATCACCCAGGCCGACCTCGATGCGCCGCTAATTGTCGCCTGCTATCACGGCAACTCCAGCCAAAGCGCGGCCGCCTACCTGATCGGCCAGGGCTTCACTGAGGTCTACAGCCTCGATGGCGGTTTCGAGCTGTGGCGAGCGACCTTCCCTGACGACACCGCCCAAGCACCTGAAGAATAAATTTTCCCAGTGCCCAGGCCGCACCAGCAGCGGCCTGCCGGCGACTCCCGACCGACGGTAATATCCTGTTATCGTTGCGCGCCACTTGCCCCCGCCGAATTCGAACTATCCTTTAGCTCAGGCCATCCAAAACAAGGTAGAGCCGGCCAAACGGCATCGGGCCATCGGTATGACTTTTAGGTGATCTGGGGAATTCATCCCGGCTGCATTCGCACCGGAGCAACCAAGCACCTGACCGACCCCGCACCGGCTCTGCGCATCGAGCGAGGTGAAGTCATGAGCATTTTCAGCCACTTCCAACAACGTTTCGAAGCGACTCGCCAGGAGGAATTCTCCCTCCAGGAGTACCTCGAACTGTGCAAGCAGGACCGCAGCGCCTATGCCTCAGCGGCCGAGCGCCTGCTGATGGCCATCGGCGAGCCCGAACTGCTCGACACGTCGAACAACTCGCGGCTGTCGCGAATTTTCTCCAACAAGGTTATCCGCCGCTACCCGGCCTTTGCCGACTTCCACGGCATGGAAGAATGCATCGACCAGATCGTCTCCTACTTCCGCCATGCCGCGCAGGGCCTGGAAGAGAAGAAACAGATCCTGTATTTGCTCGGTCCGGTCGGCGGCGGTAAATCGTCGCTGGCAGAGAAGCTCAAGCACCTGATCGAGAAAGTACCGTTCTACGCGATCAAGGGCTCGCCGGTGTTCGAGTCGCCGCTGGGGCTGTTCAGCGACGCCGAAGACGGTGCCATCCTCGAAGAGGATTACGGCATCCCACGGCGCTACCTCGGCAGCATCATGTCGCCCTGGGCGACCAAGCGCCTGCAGGAGTTCGGTGGCGACATCAGCCAGTTCCGCGTGGTCAAACTCTACCCCTCGATCCTCAACCAGATTGCCGTGGCCAAGACCGAACCGGGCGATGAGAACAACCAGGACATCTCCGCCTTGGTCGGCAAAGTAGATATCCGCAAGCTGGAGGAATACCCACAGAACGACGCCGACGCTTACAGCTACTCCGGCGCACTGTGCCGAGCCAACCAGGGTTTGATGGAATTCGTCGAGATGTTCAAGGCACCGATCAAGGTGCTGCACCCATTGCTCACGGCCACCCAGGAAGGTAACTACAACAGCACCGAAGGCCTCGGTGCGATCCCCTACAGCGGCATTCTGCTGGCCCACTCCAACGAGTCGGAATGGCACAGTTTCCGCAACAACAAGAACAACGAAGCCTTCATCGACCGCATCTACATCGTCAAGGTGCCGTACTGCCTGCGGGTAACTGACGAGATCAAAATCTACGACAAGCTGCTGTTCAACAGCTCCCTGGCCAAGGCCCATTGCGCGCCGGACACGCTGAAAATGCTCGCCCAGTTCACCGTCCTCAGCCGCCTGAAGGAGCCGGAAAATTCCAACGTCTACTCGAAGATGCGCGTGTATGACGGCGAGAACCTCAAGGACACCGACCCCAAAGCCAAGTCGATCCAGGAGTACCGCGACACTGCCGGCGTTGATGAAGGGATGAACGGCCTGTCGACCCGCTTTGCCTTCAAGATCCTCTCCAAGGTGTTCAACTTCGACCCCCACGAGATCGCCGCCAACCCGGTGCATCTGCTGTATGTGCTGGAGCAGCAGATCGAGCAAGAGCAGTTCCCCGCAGAAACCCGCGAACGCTACCTGCGCTTTATCAAGGAATACCTGGCGCCGCGCTATATCGAGTTTATCGGCAAGGAAATCCAGACGGCCTACCTGGAGTCCTACAGCGAGTACGGGCAGAACATCTTCGACCGTTATGTGCTGTACGCCGACTTCTGGATTCAGGACCAGGAATACCGCGACCCGGAAACCGGCGAGATCCTCAATCGTGTGGCGCTCAACGAAGAGCTGGAGAAGATCGAGAAACCTGCGGGCATCAGCAACCCCAAGGATTTCCGCAACGAGATCGTCAACTTCGTGCTGCGCGCCCGCGCCAACAACAATGGCAAGAACCCAACCTGGCTCAGCTACGAAAAGCTGCGCGTGGTGATCGAGAAGAAGATGTTCTCCAACACCGAGGATCTGCTGCCGGTCATCAGCTTCAACGCCAAGGCCAGCAAGGAGGATCAACAGAAACACAACGACTTCGTCACACGCATGGTCGAGCGCGGCTACACCGACAAGCAGGTGCGCCTGCTCTCCGAGTGGTACCTGCGGGTTCGTAAATCGCAATAAAACGGCCTGACGCGCCAGGTCGCGGATTCGTGCAGAGTAGATATCAGCCACTCTGCCGTATCCGCGCCTGATGCCTGCAGCGCACGGAGGGCAGTTATGAGCCATGTGATCGACCGACGCCTGAACGGCAAGAACAAGAGCACGGTGAACCGCCAACGTTTCCTGCGGCGTTACCGTGACCACATCAAGAAGGCCGTGGAAGAGGCGGTCGGCCGCCGCTCCATTACCGACATGGAGCACGGCGAGCAAATCAGCATTCCCGGCCGCGACATCGACGAGCCGGTGCTGCACCACGGCCGCGGTGGCCGGCAGACCACCGTGCACCCCGGCAACCGTGAATTCACCACCGGCGAACACATTGCCCGGCCGCAAGGCGGCGGTGGCGGGCAAGGCGCGGGCAAGGCGAGCAACTCCGGGGAAGGCCTGGATGAATTCGTGTTCCAGATCACCCAGGAAGAGTTTCTCGACTTTATGTTCGAGGACCTGGAACTGCCCAACCTGATCAAACGCCACCTAACCGGCAGCGATACGTTTAAAAACGTGCGCGCGGGGATCAGCAACGAAGGCAACCCTTCGCGCATCAATATCGTCCGCACCCTGCGTTCGGCTCACGCCCGACGCATTGCCCTGTCCGGCAGCAGCCGCCACAAACTGAGAGACGCCGAGGCCGAGCTTGAGCGACTCAAACTGGAGCAACCGGACAATCTCGGCGACATTCAGGCGCTTGAAGAAGACATCTGCAAGTGGCGCGCGCGGATCAAGCGGGTGCCGTTCCTCGACACCTTCGACCTCAAGTACAACCTGCTGGTCAAACAACCCAACCCCAGCTCCAAGGCGGTGATGTTCTGCCTGATGGACGTTTCCGGTTCGATGACCCAGTCGACCAAAGACATCGCCAAGCGCTTCTTTATCCTCCTGTACCTGTTCCTCAAGCGCAATTACGACAAGATCGACGTGGTGTTTATCCGCCACCACACCAGCGCCAAAGAGGTCGACGAAGAGGAGTTTTTCTACTCACGCGAGACCGGTGGCACCATCGTCTCCAGCGCCCTGAAATTGATGCAGGAGGTGATGGTCGAGCGC includes:
- a CDS encoding LPS-assembly protein LptD, whose translation is MAVKYPAFRKKFPLLVTSSLLALQPVAIPFAVAAEQYDCQVSATGGWACAPKTSNAALPARPVQRDSLASSKAADGNAEPRQAKAAQATLVTESRGKGLAARSADYSHLDWVPRESLSAAQLAETGPYCAGAYVEPTRPGMNDTTPMDEAPMFISAKASRYAQEEQVATLAGDVVLRQAGMQVEADEANLHQAENRGELIGNVRLRDQGMLVVGDRAELQLDNGEAKVDNAEYVLHKSHIRGNALYAKREESAIIRLKDGTYTSCEPGSNTWHLKGNNITLNPATGFGTATNVTLRVKNIPVFYTPYIYFPIDDRRQSGFLPPSIGSSGDNGLTLQTPYYFNLAPNYDATLYPTYMSDRGLLMEGEFRYLTKNSEGQVGGGILQDSNDDRKLQSEYQDQRWMYSWQHKQGLNDRLLAEVDYTDISDPYYFQDLSTDLGIGLDTYLNQRGTLTYRGDSYTARLNAHAYELANITDITPYNRLPQITLDGKLPFQPAGLNMTYGTEFVRFDRSLRSGQFSDENGALTNWYDTNLKGLARANGDRLHVEPGISLPLNWSWGYIKPQVKYLQTNYDLSLDQQGKNTLLAEQEYKSSQSRGVGMFSLDSGLYFDRNTQLFGRQYRQTLEPRAFYLYVPEEDQTDIPVFDTGESTFSYSSLWRENRFSGKDRIGDENKLSLGVTNRWIEPNGFERQRFSIGQAIYFEDRQVQMPGIDYRTRGEATASVSPYALEYLYRFNRDWRFSSDFNWDPDSGSTRSGSAMFHYQPEDNPNKVVNAGYRYRNDTVRFDESKGEWGFGSDYGTPGSPEYIKDYYKISQHDFSVIWPIVPQWNAISRWQYDYGRDRTLEAFAGFEYDSCCWKLRLINRYWIDYDEVSLNPSLNDQADRGIFLQIVLKGLGGVTGNKVESFLDQGIQGYREREDQAF
- a CDS encoding peptidylprolyl isomerase → MKIKLSDCVRPLLLGALFLGTAAHAEVRPLNRVVAIVDNDVVMQSQLDARLREVQQTIAQRGAAVPPAEVLSQQVLERLIIENIQLQIGERSGIRITDEELNQAIGTIAQRNGMSIEQFRAALAKDGLSYTDARDQVRREMIISRVRQRRVAERIQVTDQEVQNFLASDLGKMQLSEEYRLANILIPVAEGASPEDIQAADRQASEVYKQLQQGADFAQLAIARSASETALEGGEMGWRKAGQLPPPFDAMLSALSVGQVTEPMRTPGGFIMIKLLEKRGGDSQVRDEVNVRHILIKPSEIRSEGETKRLVERLYQRIVAGEDFAELAKNFSEDPGSALNGGTLSWIDPNVLVPEFREVMNNTPAGELSKPFKSPFGWHVLEVMGRRATDSSEQYREQQAMTVLRNRKYDEELQSWLRQIRDEAYVETKL
- the pdxA gene encoding 4-hydroxythreonine-4-phosphate dehydrogenase PdxA — its product is MTATRLFALTPGEPAGIGPDLCLLLAREAQPHALVTIASRDLLAERAQLLGLSIQLIAVSPEHWPTQAAPAGSLYVWDTPLAAPVKPGTLNESNAAYVLETLTRAGQGCLDGHFAGMITAPVHKGVINQAGIAFSGHTEFLAELTYTEQVVMMLATTGLRVALVTTHLPLKDVAEAITAERLARVTRILDADLRGKFGIAQPRILVCGLNPHAGEGGHLGREEIEIIEPTLQQLRSEGINLIGPLPADTLFTPKHLEHCDAVLAMYHDQGLPVLKYKGFGAAVNITLGLPIIRTSVDHGTALDLAGSGKIDSGSLQVALQTAYTMAASQVASH
- the rsmA gene encoding 16S rRNA (adenine(1518)-N(6)/adenine(1519)-N(6))-dimethyltransferase RsmA — protein: MSEYQHRARKRFGQNFLHDAGVIHRILRAIHAREGEHMLEIGPGQGALTEGLLNSGAQLDVIELDRDLIPILLGQFGDNPRFRLNQGDALKFDFNQLQAAPHSLRVVGNLPYNISTPLIFHLLNNAALIRDMHFMLQKEVVERLAATPGGGDWGRLSIMVQYHCRVEHLFNVGPGAFNPPPKVDSAIVRLVPHEVLPHPAKDHRLLERVVREAFNQRRKTLRNTLKNLLPADAIAAAGVDGSLRPEQLDLAAFVRLADKLAEQTIAD
- the apaG gene encoding Co2+/Mg2+ efflux protein ApaG; this translates as MSDSRYNIDVSVVTRYLPEQSQPEQNRFAFAYTVTVSNSGELPAKLLSRHWVITDGDGRVQEVRGAGVVGQQPLIEAGASYTYSSGTVMTTRVGIMQGSYQMLAEDGKRFDAMIAPFRLAVPGSLH
- a CDS encoding symmetrical bis(5'-nucleosyl)-tetraphosphatase, with the translated sequence MATYAVGDLQGCLKPLQCLLERVAFDPTQDKLWLVGDLVNRGPESLATLRFLYSIRDALTCVLGNHDLHLLAVAHNIERLKKGDTLREIIDAPDAADLLDWLRQQKLLHYDETRDTALVHAGIPPQWTMGKALKRAAEVEEALRDDARMPLFLDGMYGNEPARWDGDLQGVTRLRVITNYFTRMRFCKADGTLDLKTKEGAGSAPAGYAPWFSYKQRKTRGQRIIFGHWAALEGHAQEPDVVALDTGCVWGASMTLMNIDSGEKYSCDCKEQR
- the glpE gene encoding thiosulfate sulfurtransferase GlpE; this translates as MSEFKRIPPEQAQALRQQGAVVVDIRDPQSFAAGHISGSQHLDNHSLHGFITQADLDAPLIVACYHGNSSQSAAAYLIGQGFTEVYSLDGGFELWRATFPDDTAQAPEE
- a CDS encoding PrkA family serine protein kinase, translated to MSIFSHFQQRFEATRQEEFSLQEYLELCKQDRSAYASAAERLLMAIGEPELLDTSNNSRLSRIFSNKVIRRYPAFADFHGMEECIDQIVSYFRHAAQGLEEKKQILYLLGPVGGGKSSLAEKLKHLIEKVPFYAIKGSPVFESPLGLFSDAEDGAILEEDYGIPRRYLGSIMSPWATKRLQEFGGDISQFRVVKLYPSILNQIAVAKTEPGDENNQDISALVGKVDIRKLEEYPQNDADAYSYSGALCRANQGLMEFVEMFKAPIKVLHPLLTATQEGNYNSTEGLGAIPYSGILLAHSNESEWHSFRNNKNNEAFIDRIYIVKVPYCLRVTDEIKIYDKLLFNSSLAKAHCAPDTLKMLAQFTVLSRLKEPENSNVYSKMRVYDGENLKDTDPKAKSIQEYRDTAGVDEGMNGLSTRFAFKILSKVFNFDPHEIAANPVHLLYVLEQQIEQEQFPAETRERYLRFIKEYLAPRYIEFIGKEIQTAYLESYSEYGQNIFDRYVLYADFWIQDQEYRDPETGEILNRVALNEELEKIEKPAGISNPKDFRNEIVNFVLRARANNNGKNPTWLSYEKLRVVIEKKMFSNTEDLLPVISFNAKASKEDQQKHNDFVTRMVERGYTDKQVRLLSEWYLRVRKSQ
- a CDS encoding YeaH/YhbH family protein → MSHVIDRRLNGKNKSTVNRQRFLRRYRDHIKKAVEEAVGRRSITDMEHGEQISIPGRDIDEPVLHHGRGGRQTTVHPGNREFTTGEHIARPQGGGGGQGAGKASNSGEGLDEFVFQITQEEFLDFMFEDLELPNLIKRHLTGSDTFKNVRAGISNEGNPSRINIVRTLRSAHARRIALSGSSRHKLRDAEAELERLKLEQPDNLGDIQALEEDICKWRARIKRVPFLDTFDLKYNLLVKQPNPSSKAVMFCLMDVSGSMTQSTKDIAKRFFILLYLFLKRNYDKIDVVFIRHHTSAKEVDEEEFFYSRETGGTIVSSALKLMQEVMVERYPVNEWNIYAAQASDGDNWNDDSPVCRDILINQIMPLVQYFTYVEITPREHQALWFEYEQVSEAFADTFAQQQLVSAGDIYPVFRDLFQRRLAT